The proteins below come from a single Mycolicibacterium sp. TY81 genomic window:
- a CDS encoding cytochrome P450 produces MTDIADVDYFTNPEIAQDPYAYWEQLRQQGPVVREPHYGVLAVTGYQEVQAAFKDVDSFSAVNAIGGPFPPLPFTPDGDDISELIEAHRHEFPIFEHMVVMDPPQHENARSLLSRLLTPRRLQENSDYLWSLADRQMDEFIVPGSPEGRCEFLGEYGKPFATLAIADLLGVPEEDRPEIRRNLGAGNAPGSRVGALDHEPVGSNPLQYLDDLFSGYIADRRENPREDVLTGLATATYPDGSVPPLLEVVRPATFLFAAGQETVTKLLSSAVKVLGDRPELQHHLRENRDLISPFIEEALRIESPTKVDFRLCRKSTTLGGVPIKAGTVLMLCLGAANRDPRKFENPNEFRLDRKNVREHIAFGRGIHTCAGAPLARVEGRVTINRLLDRTRDIRISEAKHGAPGHRAYGYEPTFLLRGLTELHIEFTEVRQ; encoded by the coding sequence GTGACCGACATCGCCGACGTCGACTACTTCACGAACCCCGAGATCGCCCAGGACCCGTACGCCTACTGGGAGCAGCTGCGCCAGCAGGGACCCGTCGTGCGCGAACCGCACTACGGCGTGCTCGCGGTGACGGGGTATCAGGAAGTCCAGGCGGCGTTCAAAGATGTCGATTCGTTCTCGGCGGTCAACGCCATCGGCGGTCCATTCCCGCCGCTGCCGTTCACGCCGGACGGCGACGACATCAGCGAGCTCATCGAGGCACACCGGCACGAGTTCCCGATCTTCGAACACATGGTGGTGATGGACCCGCCCCAGCACGAGAACGCCCGGTCCCTGCTGAGCCGGCTGCTGACACCGCGCCGTCTGCAGGAGAACTCGGACTACCTCTGGAGCCTCGCCGACCGGCAAATGGATGAATTCATCGTCCCCGGCTCCCCAGAAGGCCGGTGCGAGTTCCTCGGTGAGTACGGCAAGCCCTTCGCGACGCTGGCGATAGCGGATCTGCTCGGCGTGCCCGAGGAAGACCGCCCCGAGATCCGGCGCAACCTGGGGGCCGGCAACGCCCCGGGCTCGCGCGTCGGCGCGCTGGACCACGAACCCGTCGGCTCCAATCCCCTTCAGTACCTTGACGATCTGTTCAGTGGGTACATCGCCGACCGGCGCGAGAACCCCCGCGAGGACGTGCTGACCGGGCTGGCCACCGCCACCTACCCCGACGGCTCCGTCCCGCCGCTGCTGGAGGTGGTGCGCCCGGCGACGTTCCTGTTCGCCGCCGGACAGGAGACCGTCACGAAGCTGCTCAGCTCCGCGGTCAAGGTGCTCGGCGACCGGCCGGAGCTCCAGCACCACCTGCGGGAGAACCGCGACCTGATCTCCCCTTTCATCGAGGAAGCACTACGCATCGAGAGCCCCACCAAGGTGGACTTCCGCCTCTGCCGCAAGTCCACCACCCTGGGCGGCGTGCCGATCAAGGCCGGCACGGTGCTGATGCTGTGTCTCGGTGCGGCCAATCGGGATCCCCGAAAATTCGAGAATCCCAACGAGTTCCGCCTCGATCGCAAGAACGTCCGCGAGCACATTGCCTTCGGCCGCGGTATCCACACGTGCGCCGGCGCTCCGCTGGCCCGGGTCGAGGGCCGCGTCACCATCAACCGCCTGCTCGACCGGACACGCGACATCCGGATCAGCGAGGCCAA
- a CDS encoding TetR/AcrR family transcriptional regulator: MTQGRKAKADDGGARQRLIEATVQIMHDEGYAAATSRRVAALAGVKQALVYYYFPTMDDLFVEALRAGGEVALERLREVLLDEDPLRALWRINSDPRQTVLSTEFMALANHRKAVGAELKAYSERVRDIETAAVTLVLRAGGVDLNAYPPVVISMIVAQIARSVGNEAAVGVTRGHEELRDFIDRQIELLTKSAEVVRD; the protein is encoded by the coding sequence ATGACTCAGGGGCGCAAAGCGAAGGCTGATGACGGCGGTGCCCGGCAGCGTCTGATCGAGGCGACGGTGCAGATCATGCACGACGAGGGGTACGCCGCGGCGACCTCGCGGCGGGTCGCCGCGCTGGCCGGCGTCAAGCAGGCGCTGGTCTATTACTACTTTCCGACCATGGACGACCTGTTCGTCGAGGCCTTGCGCGCCGGCGGGGAAGTGGCACTGGAACGGCTGCGCGAGGTGCTGCTCGACGAGGACCCGCTGCGGGCGTTGTGGCGCATCAACAGCGATCCCCGGCAGACGGTTCTCAGCACCGAATTCATGGCATTGGCCAACCACCGCAAGGCCGTTGGCGCCGAATTGAAGGCGTACTCGGAGCGGGTGCGCGATATCGAAACCGCGGCGGTGACCCTGGTCCTGCGGGCCGGCGGCGTGGATCTCAACGCGTACCCGCCGGTGGTGATCTCGATGATCGTCGCCCAGATCGCGCGCAGTGTCGGCAACGAGGCCGCAGTGGGTGTGACGCGCGGCCACGAGGAGCTGCGCGACTTCATCGACCGGCAGATCGAGCTGCTGACGAAGTCCGCGGAAGTCGTGCGCGACTGA